One Oleidesulfovibrio alaskensis DSM 16109 genomic region harbors:
- a CDS encoding peptide-binding protein, producing MNRVYVVFVSMLFLLTVTACDNSAGDKPSGGTAGNATVVSAVTGSPSGTQNDGEPAYGGRIIIGSIGEPTNLISALASDSVSREITSWLYIGLLQYDKNLEIVPWAAESYDVEEGGTLLRFRLRKGIKWQDGTELTADDVEFTYRLMIDPKTPTAYASDFLAVKEFRKVDRYTVEVRYEKPFARSLITWMSDILPRHRLEGQDLLTTPLLRKPVGAGPYRLKEWVPGSRVVLEASDTYFEGRPYIDEVVYRNIPDLATMFLELKAGRLDMMSLTPQQYKFQTTGGDWDTQWHKFRYLSFGYAFLGYNMERSPFDEAPVRRALSCAIDRNALIAGVLLGEGRATVGPYKPGTWVYNDKLADYPYSPQEARRLLSQAGFADADGDGILERGGKPFSFTILTNQGNDQRVKAATIIQSQLKQVGVDVRIRTVEWAAFIKEFVEKGRFDAILLGWNILEDPDIFMVWHSSQAVAGGLNLTKYRNDRVDTLLEQARSKLDRDSRKPLYDEVQRILHEEQPYSFLYVPYALPIVHSRFKGVEPAPKGIMHNFIRWWVPAGLQRYSSSGPEDGTKKK from the coding sequence ATGAATCGTGTTTATGTTGTTTTTGTCAGCATGCTGTTTTTGCTGACTGTCACGGCATGTGACAACAGTGCCGGTGACAAGCCTTCCGGCGGAACCGCCGGAAACGCCACTGTGGTTTCTGCCGTCACAGGTTCCCCCTCCGGAACGCAGAATGACGGCGAACCAGCCTACGGTGGCCGTATAATCATAGGGTCCATAGGCGAACCCACCAACCTTATCAGCGCGCTTGCGTCAGACAGTGTCTCGCGCGAGATAACCAGCTGGCTTTACATAGGCCTGCTGCAATACGACAAAAATCTGGAGATTGTTCCGTGGGCTGCCGAATCCTATGACGTGGAAGAAGGCGGAACGCTGTTGCGTTTTCGACTCCGTAAAGGAATAAAATGGCAGGACGGTACGGAACTGACAGCAGACGATGTCGAATTTACCTACAGGCTGATGATTGACCCCAAAACCCCCACGGCGTACGCTAGTGATTTTCTGGCGGTAAAGGAATTCCGTAAAGTAGACCGGTACACCGTAGAGGTGCGCTACGAAAAACCTTTTGCGCGTTCCCTCATCACGTGGATGAGTGACATACTGCCCAGGCACCGGCTGGAGGGGCAGGATCTGCTGACGACGCCGTTATTGCGAAAGCCCGTGGGGGCTGGGCCCTACAGGCTGAAAGAATGGGTGCCCGGAAGCAGGGTGGTGCTGGAAGCCAGCGACACCTACTTTGAAGGGCGCCCGTATATTGATGAGGTGGTTTACCGCAACATTCCTGATTTGGCTACCATGTTCCTTGAATTAAAAGCGGGCAGGCTCGATATGATGTCGCTTACCCCGCAGCAGTATAAATTTCAGACAACCGGCGGTGACTGGGACACACAGTGGCATAAATTCCGCTACCTGTCTTTCGGCTATGCTTTTCTGGGGTATAATATGGAGCGCAGCCCCTTTGACGAAGCACCAGTGCGCCGTGCGCTTTCCTGCGCCATAGACAGGAATGCGCTTATCGCGGGTGTGCTGCTGGGGGAAGGTCGTGCCACCGTAGGGCCTTACAAACCGGGAACATGGGTATATAATGACAAGCTTGCGGATTACCCCTATAGTCCGCAGGAAGCCCGCAGACTCCTTTCGCAGGCAGGTTTTGCCGACGCCGACGGGGACGGCATACTGGAGCGCGGGGGCAAGCCTTTTTCATTTACCATACTGACCAATCAGGGAAATGATCAGCGCGTGAAGGCGGCTACGATCATCCAGAGCCAGCTTAAGCAGGTTGGCGTGGATGTACGCATCCGCACTGTGGAATGGGCGGCTTTTATCAAGGAATTTGTGGAAAAAGGGCGTTTTGATGCCATCCTGCTCGGCTGGAATATTCTGGAAGACCCGGATATATTCATGGTGTGGCATTCCTCGCAGGCGGTTGCCGGCGGGTTGAACCTGACAAAATACCGTAACGACAGGGTGGATACGCTGCTTGAGCAGGCTCGCTCAAAGCTTGACCGCGACAGCAGAAAGCCGTTGTATGATGAAGTGCAGCGCATCCTGCACGAAGAACAGCCCTATTCCTTTTTGTATGTACCTTATGCTCTGCCTATTGTGCACAGCCGGTTCAAAGGGGTTGAACCCGCGCCCAAGGGCATAATGCATAATTTCATCCGCTGGTGGGTTCCTGCCGGGCTGCAGCGTTATTCCTCATCCGGACCAGAAGACGGGACAAAGAAGAAATAA
- a CDS encoding DEAD/DEAH box helicase, with amino-acid sequence MDRKEETTVKTMLQEFVTDTIPEYIIDGSHNILNSGGVLKLSLKKGEGYWDVEAHIQGDDFQNYSPKLSLSIGEETVNYMCNCPDSFSGVCRHVGAAALKLLASLETSDDAEPVAPKTEWRQSFRNFFSTELEPEAGKHYLIFRFHPEPGRLQVSLFRARQNKSGLSTVHNEITLEQIIRNPDWCELSPDLPAVAHQIGQYLDYHGHRIEIPDGLLTWFLWTIRNEYYLFWQETEKPCHIDSSTMRLKLQPRLAEDGLGFDVLLHREGKPPQSILDSEVTFHGQLPLWVCWRRGFYPVHTSLSSGLVQEMVQHPPAIPQEDISEFLDRVWTQLPASDLYGQEEFLEHMEPIFVPASYNPKLYLDEEGSLLTLQIQNIYETIHGEFLLPGPNPEFQTGSYPFEGHTFLLRRQQEEEAALTQKLIEMNFQPRNNRVWFLEPEEAINFLLDAYPKLIAEYRVYGEKALSRYKVRLSQPVISAKVESNEEEKWFSLDLNVEYDGQSVPIEKIWKAWTQGKRYVQLKDGSYTSLPESWLKTLGHKLRAMGLDPEKAPKKRFEQYEAPLLDNLLEDLPEVQTDSFWNALREKIHTFKEITLIEPPQGLNATLRGYQQQGLSYLNFLREYGFGGILADEMGLGKTIQTLSFIQYMVETGRTGPNLIVVPTSVLPNWDREAEKFVPGLRRLIIYGTRRENMFSHISESDLVITTYALLRRDLEELQEHEFNSLILDEAQNIKNPNTITARSVRKINAGLRICLSGTPIENNLFELWSLFEFLMPGFLGSQHSFQRGIIKPIKDGDPETLEYLRTRVKPFILRRTKSEVAKDLPPKVENVYYCALAEEQQELYGALAKKLKDQVMADVDEKGIAKSQMSILDALLKLRQICCHPRLLKLDMPGLTTNLPSGKFDAFKDMITDIVEEGHKVLVFSQFVQMLHIIRSWLQINDMPFCYLDGTSKDRFDQVDRFNDSPDIPIFLISLKAGGTGLNLTSADYVIHYDPWWNPAVENQATDRAHRIGQKNQVFAYKMICQNTVEEKILKLQDMKRGVADAIIPGQDSWKSLTRDDLEMLFDV; translated from the coding sequence ATGGATAGAAAAGAGGAGACGACCGTAAAGACGATGTTGCAGGAATTCGTGACGGACACGATTCCGGAATACATCATCGACGGTTCGCATAATATCCTCAACAGCGGGGGAGTCCTTAAACTTAGCCTGAAAAAAGGTGAGGGCTACTGGGATGTTGAGGCACATATCCAAGGCGATGACTTTCAGAACTATTCGCCCAAACTTTCTTTGAGCATCGGTGAAGAAACCGTAAACTACATGTGCAACTGTCCGGATTCTTTTTCCGGCGTGTGCAGACATGTGGGGGCTGCGGCTCTCAAGCTGCTGGCTTCGCTTGAAACATCGGATGATGCGGAACCGGTTGCCCCGAAAACCGAGTGGCGCCAGAGCTTCCGCAATTTTTTCTCCACCGAGCTGGAGCCGGAAGCGGGCAAACACTATCTGATATTCCGCTTTCATCCCGAACCGGGCAGACTGCAGGTTTCGCTGTTCCGTGCTCGGCAGAACAAATCCGGTCTTTCCACCGTTCACAACGAAATCACTCTGGAACAGATCATCCGCAATCCGGACTGGTGCGAGCTGTCGCCCGATCTGCCGGCAGTGGCCCATCAGATAGGTCAGTACCTTGACTATCACGGGCACAGAATCGAAATACCCGACGGACTGCTTACATGGTTTCTGTGGACCATACGCAACGAATATTACCTTTTCTGGCAGGAAACGGAAAAGCCCTGCCACATAGACAGCTCGACCATGAGACTCAAGCTGCAGCCCCGCCTTGCGGAAGACGGCCTCGGCTTTGACGTCCTGCTGCACCGCGAGGGCAAGCCGCCGCAGTCCATTCTGGACTCGGAAGTGACCTTTCACGGACAGCTGCCGCTCTGGGTATGCTGGCGCCGCGGTTTCTACCCCGTGCACACCAGCCTCAGTTCCGGACTGGTTCAGGAAATGGTGCAGCATCCGCCGGCTATCCCGCAGGAAGACATTTCCGAATTTCTGGACAGGGTCTGGACACAGCTGCCGGCTTCCGACCTGTATGGGCAGGAAGAGTTTCTTGAGCATATGGAGCCGATTTTCGTCCCCGCCAGCTACAATCCCAAACTGTATCTGGACGAGGAAGGAAGTCTGCTTACACTGCAGATCCAGAACATCTACGAAACAATACACGGCGAATTCCTGCTGCCCGGTCCCAATCCCGAATTCCAGACAGGCAGTTATCCTTTTGAAGGACATACGTTCCTGCTGCGCCGTCAGCAGGAGGAAGAAGCAGCGCTCACTCAGAAGCTCATCGAAATGAACTTCCAGCCGCGTAACAACCGTGTCTGGTTTCTCGAGCCTGAAGAAGCCATCAATTTCCTGCTGGATGCCTACCCTAAGCTCATTGCGGAATACCGCGTGTACGGCGAAAAAGCGCTTTCGCGTTATAAAGTGCGCCTTTCACAGCCGGTCATTTCTGCCAAGGTGGAATCCAACGAGGAAGAAAAATGGTTCTCGCTGGATCTTAATGTGGAATATGACGGCCAGAGTGTACCCATTGAAAAAATCTGGAAGGCATGGACACAGGGCAAGCGCTATGTGCAGCTGAAAGACGGCTCTTACACCAGCCTGCCCGAGTCATGGCTGAAGACTCTGGGGCACAAACTGCGGGCCATGGGACTGGACCCTGAAAAGGCTCCCAAAAAGCGTTTTGAACAGTACGAAGCCCCGCTTCTGGACAATCTTCTTGAAGATCTGCCCGAAGTACAGACCGATTCTTTCTGGAACGCACTGCGTGAAAAAATTCATACCTTTAAAGAAATCACTCTCATTGAGCCGCCGCAGGGACTGAATGCAACTCTGCGCGGATATCAGCAGCAGGGACTGAGCTATCTCAACTTTCTGCGGGAGTACGGTTTCGGCGGTATACTTGCAGACGAGATGGGCCTTGGCAAAACCATCCAGACCCTTTCTTTCATCCAGTATATGGTTGAAACAGGCCGCACGGGTCCCAACCTGATCGTGGTGCCCACATCGGTGCTGCCCAACTGGGACCGCGAAGCGGAAAAATTCGTTCCGGGGCTGCGCAGGCTTATCATCTACGGCACCCGCCGCGAAAACATGTTCAGCCATATCTCGGAATCAGATCTGGTCATCACAACCTATGCCCTGCTCCGCCGCGACCTGGAGGAACTGCAGGAACACGAATTCAATTCGCTGATTCTGGACGAAGCGCAGAACATTAAAAACCCGAACACCATCACGGCACGTTCCGTGCGCAAAATCAACGCCGGACTGCGCATATGTCTCTCGGGTACGCCCATTGAAAACAACCTGTTCGAACTCTGGTCGCTCTTTGAATTCCTTATGCCGGGCTTCCTTGGTTCGCAGCACAGCTTCCAGCGCGGTATCATAAAGCCCATCAAGGACGGTGATCCCGAAACTCTGGAATATCTGCGTACGCGGGTTAAACCGTTCATTCTGCGACGGACAAAATCGGAAGTGGCCAAGGACCTGCCGCCCAAGGTGGAAAACGTTTACTACTGCGCCCTTGCAGAAGAACAGCAGGAACTTTACGGCGCACTGGCCAAAAAACTCAAAGATCAGGTCATGGCCGACGTGGACGAAAAAGGCATTGCCAAAAGCCAGATGTCCATACTGGACGCCCTGCTCAAGCTGCGTCAGATATGCTGCCACCCGCGTCTGCTCAAACTGGACATGCCGGGCCTGACCACCAACCTGCCTTCCGGCAAGTTCGATGCCTTCAAAGACATGATCACCGATATTGTCGAAGAAGGTCACAAGGTGCTGGTCTTCTCGCAGTTTGTTCAGATGCTGCATATCATCCGTTCATGGCTGCAGATAAACGACATGCCGTTCTGCTATCTGGACGGCACCAGCAAAGACAGGTTCGATCAGGTTGACCGGTTCAACGATTCGCCCGATATTCCCATCTTCCTCATTTCACTGAAGGCAGGCGGCACCGGGCTGAACCTGACCAGCGCCGACTATGTCATCCATTACGACCCGTGGTGGAACCCGGCGGTGGAAAATCAGGCAACGGACCGTGCACACCGTATCGGCCAGAAGAATCAGGTGTTCGCATACAAAATGATCTGCCAGAACACCGTGGAAGAAAAAATCCTCAAGCTGCAGGATATGAAACGCGGCGTGGCCGACGCCATCATCCCCGGGCAGGACAGCTGGAAATCGCTTACCCGCGATGATCTCGAAATGCTTTTCGACGTCTGA